A genomic region of Scomber japonicus isolate fScoJap1 chromosome 5, fScoJap1.pri, whole genome shotgun sequence contains the following coding sequences:
- the blm gene encoding recQ-like DNA helicase BLM, translating to MSSLPQNNLKEQLARHSNAAQSKLSLSKPKLGAFSFKKKSPAGTTKVEIPTKVISSNVLANRNVNVPKSSLVTESPLTFPNKPETLQKSKINNFFTVNSKCKSDSISSAGDCAPAVLPPLTAAVPGKVSTAPSKPDNQFTKCTGSNSTSLDASLGFPMDDWDDFDDFEPPSKAKNDSFSLEISEKCNKSVLYPVKEKIESTGKHSCTETDEVEHSNDKAEVSPRPSPIHDPVDFELEDCPIKMTRRRPPAYVKPVISDSEEDSDAPFKASEERTDSKKPWIDPEVIELDDKFDDDLDYIPPSPIPDEISYTKSSIESRSKSTDAECRDNSLQSKGPITILQEPSDRHLKGKTNDQLFSIMESICNLVDCIPEHELIALSCGDELLLKRAQRKRILATGGETLLRNQQPDSTVISEPSFNEKSSFSWDSVMSSSCSVPVDSKKPPQIGRSSVIPLDYDSDHSDSIIDMKPSHNKDNRKTLVEKETVCDSPSTNNFTKTSHNFSKNTNTDLDGSDLFFSPKRPVISRQNKSNTPATTAATVDMMTEPDDFYIDDFDIDDFNDSDIPGYFDELQSSSTSGQNSSTVTRTVREGGLSKSSWEKKPATPARTPKPANICSPEPTYRNPAHDRLRGYNFPHSPEMMKIFHKRFGLHQFRFNQLEAINATVLGEDAFVLMPTGGGKSLCYQLPACVSPGVTVVISPLKSLIVDQIQKLTTLDIPAISLSGDKSDSETARIYMQLSRKDPIIKLLYVTPEKVSASNRLISALLNLYERGLLARFVIDEAHCVSQWGHDFRPDYKRLHELRQKFPNVPMMALTATATPRVQKDILHQLNMTRPQVFTMSFNRTNLKYAVLPKKPKKVDEDCISWIKKHYPRDSGIVYCLSRNDCDAMAESLQRARILALSYHAGLSDGDREYVQSKWINQDGCQVICATIAFGMGIDKPDVRYVIHASLPKSVEGYYQESGRAGRDGEISHCILFYSYSDVHRIKRIISMDREGDKNAKATHFNNLHSMVHFCENVMECRRIQLLAYFGELKFNKSFCKDHSDVSCDNCAKPNQYKLRNVTEDVKKIVKFVQENCEKVGARFGRTAQQNRLTLNMLVDIFLGSKSAKIQSGMFGMGGAYSRHNADRLFKKLVLDKVLVEDLYITNGGQAVSYISAGPNAMKVMSGHMLVDFYETESASTIRKNKAVAKNVSQRDEMVQKCLQELTDLCKELGKAFGIHYYNIFSTAALKKIAEKLSPDPETLLQIDGVTEDRLEKYGAEVIKVLEKYSEWKLPEEPTDNSADGWIDMARGRQGDYDDEDDPESSTYFRNQAAQGQKRKKAPFFKYSKKKKGYGNTGANSKGRGYSSNKSGASSNSRGGSKAYPQSAGRGSRSSAGDASAGRRPGFLAAPTPQTNQRPFLKPTFSHMG from the exons ATGTCCAGTCTTCCTCAAAATAATTTGAAGGAGCAGCTGGCGAGGCACAGCAATGCTGCTCAGAGCAAGTTGTCTCTGTCTAAACCCAAACTGGG ggcCTTTTCTTTCAAGAAGAAATCCCCGGCAGGTACAACCAAGGTGGAAATCCCGACCAAGGTAATCAGCTCAAATGTTTTGGCAAACAGGAATGTCAATGTCCCTAAGAGCAGTTTGGTGACTGAATCTCCTTTGACATTTCCAAACAAGCCTGAGACACTTCAAAAGTCCAAAATCAACAACTTCTTCACTGTAAACTCAAAATGCAAGTCGGACTCCATCAGCTCAGCAGGTGACTGTGCACCTGCAGTCCTGCCTCCATTAACAGCGGCAGTGCCTGGCAAGGTGTCTACAGCTCCATCTAAACCTGACAACCAGTTTACCAAATGCACTGGCAGCAATTCTACAAGTCTTGATGCATCTCTTGGATTCCCAATGGACGACTGGGATGATTTTGATGACTTTGAACCTCCTTCCAAAGCAAAAAATGACTCATTCAGTCTAGAAATATCAGAGAAGTGTAACAAGTCCGTGTTATATCCTGTCAAAGAAAAAATAGAATCCACAGGGAAACATTCCTGTACAGAAACAGATGAAGTGGAGCACAGCAACGACAAAGCTGAAGTTTCACCAAGGCCCAGTCCTATCCATGATCCAGTGGATTTTGAACTGGAGGATTGTCCAATTAAAATGACCAGGCGACGTCCTCCTGCTTACGTGAAGCCTGTCATTAGTGATAGTGAAGAAGACAGTGATGCTCCTTTCAAAGCCTCAGAGGAAAGAACAG aTAGTAAGAAACCATGGATTGACCCAGAAGTGATAGAGCTTGATGACAAATTTGATGATGACCTTGATTACATTCCTCCTTCTCCAATCCCAGATGAGATCTCTTACACCAAATCTTCAATTGAGAGCAG ATCAAAGTCAACTGATGCTGAATGCAGAGACAATTCTTTGCAATCTAAAGGACCCATCACGATTCTACAGGAACCCTCTGATCGCCACTTAAAAGGCAAAACAA ATGATCAACTCTTCAGTATCATGGAGTCCATCTGCAATCTGGTTGATTGCATCCCTGAACATGAACTAATAGCACTGTCCTGTGGAGATGAACTTTTACTGAAGAGAGCTCAAAG gAAGAGGATTCTTGCAACTGGTGGTGAAACTTTATTGAGGAACCAACAGCCAGACAGCACTGTGATTTCTGAACCCAGCTTTAACGAAAAGTCTTCATTTAGCTGGGATAGTGTTATGTCTTCCAGCTGCTCTGTGCCTGTGGACTCAAAAAAACCTCCTCAGATCGGGAGATCTTCGGTTATCCCTTTAGACTATGACTCTGATCACTCTGACAGTATTATCGATATGAAGCCCTCACACAATAAGGACAACAGGAAAACATTAGTGGAAAAAGAGACTGTCTGTGATTCTCCATCAACGAACAACTTCACAAAAACATCCCACAATTTCTCtaagaacacaaacacagacctGGATGGATCAGATCTCTTCTTCTCGCCCAAAAGGCCTGTCATTTCTAGGCAGAACAAATCTAACACCCCAGCAACCACTGCAGCTACAGTAGACATGATGACAGAACCAGATGACTTTTACATTGATGACTTTGACATAGATGACTTTAACGACTCAGATATCCCTGGCTACTTTGATGAACTCCAGAGCTCCTCAACATCAGGACAAAACTCAAGCACTGTGACGAGAACAGTGAGAGAGGGGGGACTGAGCAAGTCTTCGTGGGAGAAGAAACCAGCAACACCTGCACGTACACCCAAACCTGCAAACATCTGCTCCCCTG AACCCACCTACAGAAATCCTGCCCACGATCGCCTGAGAGGGTACAACTTCCCTCACTCACCGGAGATGATGAAGATCTTTCACAAGCGGTTTGGTCTTCATCAATTCAGGTTCAATCAACTAGAAGCAATTAATGCTACGGTTCTGGGAGAGGATGCATTTGTTTTGATGCCCACAG GTGGAGGTAAAAGTTTGTGCTACCAGCTGCCTGCCTGCGTGTCACCAGGGGTCACTGTGGTCATCTCCCCCCTCAAATCACTCATTGTAGACCAGATCCAAAAACTCACCACTCTGGAT ATCCCAGCGATAAGTCTGTCTGGTGATAAAAGTGACAGTGAAACAGCAAGGATTTATATGCAGCTTTCCAGGAAAGACCCCATCATTAAACTGCTGTATGTCACTCCAGAAAAG gTGAGTGCAAGTAATAGGCTGATCTCGGCCCTGCTGAACCTGTACGAGCGAGGTCTTTTGGCCCGGTTTGTCATAGATGAGGCTCACTGTGTCAGTCAG TGGGGCCACGATTTCCGTCCAGACTACAAGAGGTTGCATGAACTGCGTCAGAAGTTCCCCAATGTCCCAATGATGGCTCTGACTGCCACGGCCACCCCCCGTGTGCAGAAAGACATCCTCCACCAGCTGAATATGACTCGGCCACAGGT GTTTACTATGAGCTTCAACAGAACAAACCTCAAGTATGCAGTGCTGCCCAAGAAACCCAAAAAGGTTGACGAAGACTGTATCAGCTGGATCAAGAAGCACTATCCAC GTGATTCAGGTATAGTATACTGTCTGTCCCGTAATGACTGTGATGCCATGGCTGAGAGTCTGCAGAGAGCAAGGATACTGGCTCTGTCATATCACGCAGGCCTGAGTGACGGCGACAGAGAATATGTACAATCCAAGTGGATCAATCAGGACGGCTGCCAG GTCATTTGTGCCACCATAGCTTTTGGCATGGGCATTGACAAGCCCGATGTGCGCTACGTGATCCATGCCAGTCTCCCTAAATCAGTTGAAGGTTACTACCAGGAGTCTGGGCGAGccgggagagatggagagatctCTCACTGTATTCTCTTCTACTCCTACAGTGACGTCCACCGCATTAAGAGAATTATCAGCA TGGATAGAGAGGGTGATAAAAATGCCAAGGCAACTCATTTCAACAATCTGCACAGCATGGTGCATTTCTGTGAGAACGTGATGGAGTGCAGAAGAATCCAGCTGCTTGCGTACTTTGGGGAGCTAAAGTTCAACAAAAGCTTCTGTAAGGACCACTCTGACGTCAGCTGTGACAACTGTGCCAAACCAAAT CAATACAAGTTGAGAAATGTTACTGAAGACGTGAAGAAGATTGTGAAGTTCGTCCAGGAGAACTGTGAGAAAGTGGGAGCAAGGTTTGGCAGGACTGCTCAGCAAAACCGACTGACACTGAACATGCTGGTGGATATCTTCCTAG gttCTAAATCTGCCAAGATACAGTCAGGAATGTTTGGGATGGGAGGAGCCTACTCCAGGCATAACGCAGACCGTCTCTTCAAAAAACTGGTTCTGGACAAAGTCCTGGTGGAAGACCTGTATATCACCAATGGCGGCCAAGCTGTGTCTTATATCTCTGCTGGACCAAATGCCATGAAAGTCATGTCTGGACATATGCTG GTGGACTTCTATGAGACGGAGAGCGCATCTACAATCAGGAAGAACAAAGCTGTGGCCAAGAATGTTTCCCAGAGAGACGAGATGGTTCAGAAGTGTCTGCAGGAGCTGACAGATCTGTGCAAAGAGCTGGGCAAAGCATTTGGCATTCACTACTACAACATTTTCTCCACTGCCGCCTTGAAAAAGATAGCTG agaaactttcccccGACCCCGAAACTCTCCTACAAATTGATGGGGTGACTGAAGACAGACTGGAGAAGTATGGAGCTGAAGTGATTAAGGTCTTGGAGAAATACTCTGAGTGGAAGCTACCTG AGGAACCGACTGACAACAGTGCAGATGGGTGGATAGACATGGCACGAGGAAGACAAGGAGATTACGATGACGAGGATGACCCTGAGTCCTCCACATATTTCCGTAATCAGGCCGCACAGggacagaagagaaagaaagcacCTTTCTTCAAGTATtccaagaagaaaaaaggatatGGCAACACAGGAGCCAACTCTAAAGG TCGTGGCTACAGCAGCAATAAATCGGGGGCTTCATCCAACTCCAGAGGGGGATCAAAAGCTTACCCCCAGTCTGCAGGCCGAGGGTCCAGGAGCTCAGCAGGAGACGCATCAGCGGGCAGGAGACCGGGCTTCTTGGCCGCCCCGACCCCACAAACCAACCAGCGACCCTTCTTAAAGCCGACCTTTTCACACATGGGCTAG
- the LOC128358692 gene encoding pro-cathepsin H-like, whose translation MIMNTLLLLTLVSAASAFHLSEQDELHFKSWMMQQNKVYTNGEYYDRLQTFTENKRRIDKHNEGNHSFTMGLNQFSDMTFGEFRKSFLWSEPQNCSATQGNFLSSNGPHVDSIDWRKKGNYVTDVKNQGGCGSCWTFSTTGCLESVTAIATGKLVPLSEQQLVDCAQDFNNHGCNGGLPSQAFEYIMYSKGVMTEEDYPYTAMDGTCKYKPERAAAFVKEVMNITAYDEMGMVDAVATRNPVSFAFEVTSDFMHYQQGVYTSTECHSTTDKVNHAVLAVGFGEEKGVPHWIVKNSWGSSWGIDGYFLIQRGKNMCGLAACSSFPVV comes from the exons ATGATCATGAACACTTTGCTTTTGTTGACTTTAGTGTCCGCTGCCTCAGCTTTTCACCTGTCTGAACAAG ACGAGTTGCACTTCAAGTCATGGATGATGCAG CAAAACAAAGTGTACACCAATGGAGAGTACTATGACAGGCTGCAGACATTCACTGAGAACAAAAGGAGGATTGACAAACACAATGAGGGAAATCACTCTTTCACAA TGGGACTGAACCAGTTTTCAGACATGACATTTGGTGAATTTCGGAAGTCTTTCCTCTGGAGTGAGCCTCAG AACTGCTCTGCTACCCAAGGGAACTTTCTGAGCAGCAACGGACCACATGTGGACTCTATTgactggaggaagaaaggaaattaTGTGACAGATGTGAAGAATCAG GGAGGTTGTGGTAGCTGCTGGACTTTTTCCACAACAGGCTGTTTGGAGTCTGTCACTGCCATTGCCACTGGGAAACTGGTGCCACTG TCAGAACAACAGCTGGTGGACTGTGCCCAGGATTTCAACAACCATGGATGCAACGG CGGCCTTCCAAGTCAAGCATTTGAATACATCATGTACAGCAAGGGAGTGATGACAGAGGAGGACTACCCATACACAGCCATG GATGGTACTTGCAAATATAAACCAGAACGGGCAGCTGCTTTTGTGAAAGAGGTGATGAACATAACAGCG TATGACGAGATGGGGATGGTGGATGCTGTCGCCACACGCAATCCTGTCAGCTTTGCCTTTGAGGTGACCTCTGACTTCATGCACTACCAACAGGGCGTGTACACCAG CACTGAATGCCACAGCACCACAGACAAGGTGAACCATGCAGTGCTAGCTGTTGGATTTGGAGAGGAAAAGGGCGTCCCTCACTGGATAGTAAAGAACTCATGGGGATCCAGCTGGGGGATTGACGG ATATTTTCTCATTCAACGTGGGAAGAACATGTGTGGACTAGCTGCCTGCTCATCTTTCCCGGTGGTGTGA